caaacacacagatgcATCACATCagatgtgtgcgcgtgtacatGTGCatgcacgtgtgcgtgtgtaaggAAACGCGGGTGTGTGTGACTTACCTGAAGAGGTTGTCCATCACATAGTGATAATTTTCCAGCGTGTTCTTGGGCAGGTAACAAGAGGAAAACACGATGATGTCATTCATCCCGTCTCCATAGTAACCTGAGGTGACAGATGAAACTTGAGAAGTGTGACATCACGAatgggactgtgtgtgtgtgtgcgtgcgtgtgtgtgtgtgtgtgtgtacctccGTGTGACAGAACCCTGAGGAACGGTTCCAGCACGCTCATGTTAACCTGTCCATCATGCGGTGCGGGTCCGGCAGAGAAAGAGCGCCACCTGGTGCCCTGGCTGTCCACAACATCCTCCCGCTCCAGCGCTCCCAGGCCCATAAGCCCCGCCTCCACTACTGACTCACAGCTGAACACCGTGCTATGCTCCTGCAGGTCATCTGTACACAAAATTTTTAGATAAAATTTTTTGTAAATTTGCCAACATTTTatcttaaaatacaattttattctagAAAATGGGGATGGGTGGGTTGGGCCgttaccggccttatttcaatgTATCAAGTATTCATGAAGGCCGctgatacttaaggcaaaaaaaatatggtgtcgagtaagtcctcctcaccagtagttggcgctacactacGGCGATGTCACATGCGAACCGGCGACCTCTCACCTTCCAGGTCTAGGTCGTCGACGGGGAAGCGAAGAGACTCGCTGTCCGAGGGCGTTTCCATGGCGTCAAGGTCAAAGTCCGGACCGCCGTCGTCTTCATCTCCGGGAGACGGCGACAGGAACGCCGAATGGAAGTCGCCTGATTCGCTGCGACCTAAATGACGCCACCAACAAGAATATACAAGAAAACGTCATCTGAGGATAAGATAACAGTTTGCTACACACTAGTGGAACAGCACATTTGCTCAAGTTCACTTTAAttgtatgttattattaataataattattagcctgcgaccctagtaaggataaagcggtgcagaaaatggatggattgatatatagtatatattataTGAATCTATGCGAAGACACTGGTGAAGTTTCCGCAATTACCAGCAATGATTTATCAATATGCAACCctttttatttctataaatctctgcgaGGGTTTCCATTTTcgaatgatcacttctacaatgttcctaggaaatcacaatggcTATATTCACAAGAGGCCACTCACGTGGTGCTTCGGGGGCTACCtagttggtgacccctgatttGCACACGTATTAGCAACCATACAAGAAGCAGACGGACCATAATAGCCCGTCAATGGCATTTTTCATTATACGTTAGCATTACGCTAAAGGAGTATTGTCAGATACGGTTTGGCTGAAAATTTTGCTGTTTAATATCTAAACCTGGCTTTGTCTGAttgatttttctattttttgttgtcacttttttgttcttgtcttGCAGTTATTGTAttgttgctttgctttgttttgtttcgtttgtCTTGTTCCCCACCTAAAGACACGCTGAGGACCGGCGCCACCAGGACCTTCCTCTTCATCCTCTTTGCCCCTCCGCCACACGACGACAGCGCCAGAGTGACCGGACGCTCTGtggacaggaagtgatgtcacgGAAGTATTCGATTAATCATTTTGGCGCTACATaatccacaatttaaaaatccCTAAATAGTAACTAGGGAGTagcattaatccgttccagaattcaacagtttgtgcatgaTAATTAATTCATTGCGACTCTTTCTGTTGCgtgtgacttggccaccagTATAACACAGTCAttaagacacaaacaaagaagactttcacaaccaaactgcagtatttttttttttttttttgcagagggcaatgaatatatgcctgtgagtattgttatatggtGTGTCTACAGGTGTTAATGCACTGTTCGTGATTAAATAGCCGTTGCTTAAAGAGTTACAACACGGCAACACTGaggctatttgttagcccgtctatggcttTTCGCATTAAGCTGTAAAAATCCCTATATAATGATCCGTCTTTGACTTTACCTGCTGCCACACTTGAAGACccctctgatgatgatgatgatgacgatcaTGATGATAAAAGAGAAGAAGATGAGTGACGTGATGTTACCTCATCAAACTCTTCTTCCTCACCTGCGTGGTTCTCCTCATCCTCAAGctcaccctcctcttcctcacaagaagaagaagaccatGAGGTCAAAAGGTCAAAAAGTGTGTACGCGTGTGCTTCTAACCTGCCGAGTCAGCGTctgctgttgccatggcgagGGCGCATTCTCGGACCGCAGAGTCTTGGAAGTCTGTCGAGAAATGTGACGCGCACAATTTTCAAATCCCAACATTAATACAACACTggtcactttattaggtacagtACAGCAGATATGGAAACTGTGTGTTTGAGTGTCAATCGCGCGCGTGTTGTTGGAgcgtgtacctaatgaagtgacctGGCAGGAAGAGGAGACGGTCACATGACCTGCAGCTTCGCTTGGCCTGGATGTTTGCGTCATGGCTGACATGTTGCCTCCACAaaacctacacacacacgcacgcacgcacacacacacaagtcggtgtcatatttgttttgtCATCTGTACTCAATCAGACTTGTCGAGTCTTTTTGAGAACGGTAGGTGTAATAAATGAGGTAAGAGTTTGTCAAAGTAATAagaagacacacgcacacacaaacacactaaaaGGTAAcataaagaataataataaaaatattcacGTAGTAGCTGGTCTTTAGTCGTCAGTCAGTCAGGAAACTGCGGCCTCgcctgatgacatcatcactggGTGGACTCTGACACCTCACCTGTGTGGGAGGGAGGGGCCaatgtgcttttgtgtgtgcgtgcgtctttGCCGTGACGCACTAAAAAATGGCGGACAAGCGCAAACACATCTGAGGAGGAAGTAGAAGAAAGGGGAAGGTGGGTCAAGACGGGAAGTCAACACCGGCGACGGATCGGGTTTCAATCGCCCTCGTCCAATCAGAGGCCTTCGTCTGGTTTCCTGCTGTGCTGGCTCAGTAGGAAAAATTCATTGGAATATAATCCATGACATGAATATTAAGAATGTTGAAGACGTCGCCAGTATTCCCCAACCTTTCCTGAGTCCATGGCacatatttgaaaaatctcacagcggcacacaaaaaacaaaaatgtcacaaaaatactgaaataatgataatctCGTCTCACTTTACTCACAAAtcggtgtgaaatctgggcctgtttagttgaacacaaatgtattattgtgttttatgaatggcaatacacaggttaattgtatcttctgccatctactggaagaacatttaattgtcctgcctgtcactgtacgtcactggcatagatagatgaaatACATAATACTTTTCGGGGTTATTACATGAAATtggatgaaaataatttaaattgtaGCACCGGTTGACAGTCAACACATCAGACTTTGGAATCTTGGAATCTGATTTTACCTGAAAGAATGTTTACGACCAACCAGGTGAGAGAACTGGCCctcgatgacatcatcatttttctgtcctctgattggctgtttagtgaaaaacttgtttcatCCAGGTTGGACTCGCAAAACAGGTCTGAATTGAGCTGCACAAATTAATACGTTattcagcatctctggtgagtaggctgttttttaaaaaatgtatttatttatttttattagctTTTGGCATCATCCGCTGATCCTGTTCCCCGAAATGTATCAAGGAGCCTACCAACTGCATTGTGATGAACAACAGAAGtctctggggggggggaattacaaCCTCAGAATACCTGTTGTACGAGTTATACACGTTCTGCAGTTGTTGAAACCATATTGGGGTTGAAATCTGAAATATAAAACACACTGTACTCATATTACCCGTGATCCTAGTCATTTATAGAGTGTATATATACCTGTAGAAATGGACACTCATGTTGACATACACTTTGTTTATATTGCAATTACTGCAATTATAGATGCATTTTTTCCAATAACAATAACAGTTTTTGTCAATTTTGTCAATTTGAGGGCGCACTGATTATTACAAAATGTCAGTCAACAGCTTCAGTTAAAAAGACATTGGTTTAATGGAACCCCACTGCACCCTCTTTCTGTTCTAAAGTTCTACTTTAGTTTTACTACATTGACTTTGAAAACCATGCAACGTCACAGATTGTGACT
This is a stretch of genomic DNA from Phycodurus eques isolate BA_2022a chromosome 20, UOR_Pequ_1.1, whole genome shotgun sequence. It encodes these proteins:
- the bnipl gene encoding bcl-2/adenovirus E1B 19 kDa-interacting protein 2-like protein isoform X2; translation: MSAMTQTSRPSEAAGHVTVSSSCQVTSLDFQDSAVRECALAMATADADSAEGSSSVAAERPVTLALSSCGGGAKRMKRKVLVAPVLSVSLGRSESGDFHSAFLSPSPGDEDDGGPDFDLDAMETPSDSESLRFPVDDLDLEDDLQEHSTVFSCESVVEAGLMGLGALEREDVVDSQGTRWRSFSAGPAPHDGQVNMSVLEPFLRVLSHGGYYGDGMNDIIVFSSCYLPKNTLENYHYVMDNLFRYLVGTLDLMVCENYVIVFLCAGGIKEKLPGIGWLKECYHTIAWRLRKNLKGVFVVHPTWAIKALITIIKPFISSKFSRKLEFVDSLQELSARLPTEHVQIPDCVRTYDDSLSS
- the bnipl gene encoding bcl-2/adenovirus E1B 19 kDa-interacting protein 2-like protein isoform X1; amino-acid sequence: MSAMTQTSRPSEAAGHVTVSSSCQVTSLDFQDSAVRECALAMATADADSAEEGELEDEENHAEGSSSVAAERPVTLALSSCGGGAKRMKRKVLVAPVLSVSLGRSESGDFHSAFLSPSPGDEDDGGPDFDLDAMETPSDSESLRFPVDDLDLEDDLQEHSTVFSCESVVEAGLMGLGALEREDVVDSQGTRWRSFSAGPAPHDGQVNMSVLEPFLRVLSHGGYYGDGMNDIIVFSSCYLPKNTLENYHYVMDNLFRYLVGTLDLMVCENYVIVFLCAGGIKEKLPGIGWLKECYHTIAWRLRKNLKGVFVVHPTWAIKALITIIKPFISSKFSRKLEFVDSLQELSARLPTEHVQIPDCVRTYDDSLSS